AACTCaaatcaaaaaatagaaacagcatCAAGTGTGCGGAGACAGGCGGCTGAAAGCCGGCAGCACAAACTGCCCGTCAGAGAAGTGCACAGCCCGGGCCAGATACTCCCACAGGTGGGTGAGTGCCCCTAATTTGGGGGGGTAGGGTGTGGTCTCTGAGCATGCTGGGTAATGGGGGCCAGGACACTTGTGCCTGTATGAGGAAGGGTGGGGGTTGGGTTGGGTAGAGAACTGACTGGGTCAGAGATGAAGGTGCAGACAAAGTATAGTAGAGTCAGAAAGACCTGGGCTTGAATCCTGACTCCCACATCAactggctgtgtgactctgggtgtgttgcttaacctctctgagtcttggtttcttcatctgtaaaatggggatgataatattGCCTGCTCCATAAAGGCactgtgaggattcaatgagaaaATGTAAGTTCCTAGCTCTGTCTGACACATCCTTGATGAGTGCTAAATATAACAATTATTGCTGGACAGAGAAAGAAAcatcaagaaatacagagatagAGAAGAAACCTCACTGTCCCGTAGGGAAGTTACCCTCCACCTAGGATATGGCTGGGGCTAGAAAGGGTAAGAGTAATTATAgtagtgataataatagtaagaTGCACCATTTATTGGGCATCTACCATGAGACAGACCCTGTGGGAGGTGCTTTACATTAATTATTACATGGAATTCTCACAGCAGCCTCACTGAAGAAACTGGCTCAGTGAAGACCACATAGATGCAAGTACCAGACCTGAGAATTCTGCCCGGGTCTGCCCTCCCCAGTGTCCGCAGGCTGAGCGCAGAGACCCACAGCTCTTCCCCACTGGCGCCACATGCCACCCTTCTGCAGTCTTTCTTCCCCACACTCCTCACTGGTCCTGCCCTGAGATCTCCAGCCCCACATGGCCTGTGGCCACAGTCCTGTCTGGCCTCCCTGGAGTGGAGTCAGAAAGGATGGGCAGGAAGAAAGTCCAGGGGACCATCTGAAGCTGCAGCTGAGAGGTAGATGGCAAACAGCTGCCCCCTGCCCCAAGGAAGCCTGTGCCTCTGCCTGATGTCGTGGGCATGCAGAGCAGTGTCATGGGAGGCTGCAAAGGCACATGAACTTCCTGGGGGAGGATGGGAGACAGAGGCAAATGGGGGAGCTACCCAGGAAGGAGAGatgcaaagacagaaaacaagtgCATGGACCTGCAACCAGCAGCAGCACAGGAGCAGGCCAGGAAAAGCCCTGCCTACAGAGGCAGCTGCTCTGCTGAGCgggggaggcaggaagggggagaggaggagcacgggaccagggagagaaggagggctGCAGGGAGTGGGAGGGGAGCCCGGCCAGGCCCTGGCCCTGCTGGACATTGGGCCTGTGCCTCACCTGGCTGGGGCCGAGGAGACATGGAAGGTAATGTCAGGCGGGGCCCTCCGAAGACCATCTGGGGCCTCAGAAACCGGCGGAGCTGCCACAACCACCGACTTCCCCTCCCTGGGAGGGCCTGGGGCTTAAAGGACGAGTCCCTGGGCGGGTGGCTGGGCCTGACTCTGACTGATGGGCTGGGCTGGGTCCCAGTGGGTTACAGTGGCCAGGCGGGGCAACACCCTGAGCATCGGGAGCGAGGCATTAGGTGGAGCCTGACCAGGAGTAGCGCTAAGTCCAGGGGAGAGCCCCGTTCTTCAGACCTGGGCCTAGGTCCCCTCGGAGGCAGAGGCACGCACTGTGGCCTACCAGCCCCCAAATCCTTCACCCCTCTGGAGCCtcctgggggtggggcctggcTGCCTGCTCCCTTGCATGGCTGGGCTGCGAGACACCCATTGGCCACAGGGGGGCAGCCTCACCCCATGCCAAGCTCCGCAGGCCTGAGTCCGGTGCCCGTCCCACTTCCCAAAGCTCCATCTCCCTACCTGATGGCTCCAGACCAGTGTGGCTGTTGGACTCCCCTGGGGCCTGAGGGCTTCCCCCACTCCACCACACTACACTGCCCTCTGCCCTGCAGTGACTGCACATCCAGACCCTCCTCTGTCATTCTCGGGTCAGACGCCCAGAGCATCCTGAAAGTTAACTTCAGGATCCCTAGCAGGGGAAGATAAACTGTGGTCCAGATCAGGGCAAAGACTTGCTCATGACCACAGAATGAGTCATGGCAGAGTCCCGGGGAAGCCAGgctctcctccctgcctcagaAGTTCTCTTCCCACCTCTTCAGGTAGCCTCCCATCTTCATGGGGGGTTATGGAACCAAGTGTCTTCAATCCCAAAGAGATACCAAGCAGAGAGGAGACCTGGGTGTTTAGAGGGACTGTAGAGCCCACCGCAGTCCACAAGGCCTCAGTCACCTCTCAGACCCCACCCCCATGGGCGCCCCAGCCAGCACCTGGAATTCTAGCCGCTTCACAGTGTTTGTGTTCTGGGCGGAACCTGCCCAGCCCTGTTCCACTCAGGCAGAGTCCTGCCCCTGCACCCACTCCCCCATTCCTGGCCCCAGACCATGCCCCAGGTAGGTGGCAGGCCACTCAGCCGCCTGGAGAGGTCACAGTGGGGGATGAGGAGGACACCTGGGTCTTCACTTCCGCCTTGCCCGACAGCCTCCCACTGGGTGAGCCTGGCCAAGCCGGCAGCCTCCTGGGTGCCCGTTTCTCTTTCTGGTCCTGGCACTGCCTACCAAAGGGAAAAGATGTTCTTCCCAGTATGCACCTTCCCTAGTCACTGGTCCAGTGGATCAGGGGCAGTTAGCAAAGACAGGTCCCCCTCTCCAACATGGCACCAGGCCCATATTCTGGTGCCGCTGAAAATCCAGCTCCGCAGGGTCCCTGACTCCTTCAGCCAGCAGATGCCTGAAACAAGCCACCTGACCCAGGTGGGGCCTGACATCCAGTGCTGGCCTGAGTCGTGGGGGTAAGGAGGAAAACCCGGGGCCTATAGGCAGGTGTGTGGTTCAGCAGCACCAGGCTCCCTTGAGAAAAAAGGGGGGTTAGTGACCACTCTCTGGAGGCCCCAAAGATGGTAACTGAAAGGCTTGGGGATGGACTAAAACCCCAGCCTTGCTACTTATGAGCCGTATGGCTTTGGGCGTCACTTTTTAAACATTCTGAGCTTTAGCTTCCTTCTGGGTAAAATAGGGACAGATCACGAACAGATCATGGGATCACGAGCGAGACATcaggctttttgttgttgagacggagtctcgctctgtcgcccaggctggagtgcagtggtgtgatcttggctcactacaacctctgcctcacaggttcaagagattctcctgccttagcctcccgagtagctgggactacaggagtggaccaccacacctggctaattttgagacagggttttgccacattggccaggctggtcttgaactcctgacctcaggggttctgcctgccttggccttccaaagtgcagggattacaggcatgagccaccgtgcccagccagaggcATCAGGCTTATAAGAGGCATTAGCTCATTCCTTGTGGAGATGCTAACAAATACCAGTTCACAGCCCTGGCCTCTTACCTGGAGATGGGCTCTGATTTCTGAGTCCCTGAAAGTGGGAGGGGACGGGGTCTGAGGATGAGTACTAGAAGTAGCAGGTGAGGGGGCTTGAGAGGTCACAGTGGGGGATGAGGAGGACACCTGGGTCTTCACTTCCACCTTGCCTGACAGCTGCCTAGGTTGGTGGGGCGGGGGGGTGCCCTGAGAACCACAACCATCTGGGGGTTTCATCCCTACAAAGTCCAAGCTGACTTAGGGGTGAGATCTGCACTGACTAGTGCCACAAATAGGGAACTCCAAAGGCCCCTTGGCCAAAGCTTCATACAGCTGCAGCTCAGCAGAGGGCAGGAGAGAGGTCTGCCCAGCTCCATAGCAGTGACAAAGGATTGATTCCCTTGTTCCCTGGGGAAGGGTTCTaggccccagccccagctgagcTTGTTAATACCTCATGTGAAATAGCTGAGGCCCTTCCCGCAGCATCCCCGTGGCACCTGGGTACTGCACCATGGGCTTCCCCATCAGCTGGATCCACCCTCCAGGAGCCTGCCTCCAGCCACTGCAGTGTCCACTCTGTTCCAGGATGGACTCCCTGCAGAAGCAGGACCTCCGGAGGCCCAAGATCCACGGGGCAGTCCGGGCATCCCCCTACCAGCCGCCCACGTTGGCTTCACTGCAGCGTTTGCTGTGGGTCCGTCAGGCTGCCATGCTGAACCACATCGATGAGGTCTGGCCCAGCCTCTTCCTGGGAGATGCGTGAGTAAGACCCACATTAGGAGTGGGGGTGGCAGAAGGGTGTGAGGTTCACACGGGAATGGGGGCATGAGCCTCTCCCAGGGCCCTCCAGGGCAGAGGGGGTGCCCTTGCCTCCCACCGTCTCTTTCcctattttgctttccttttatatTATTACTGCTTTTAACTGTGGAACTAGAATGCACATAAGAAAAGGGcacagggccgggtgcggtggctcatgcctgaaatcccagcactttgggaggcgaagacaggtggatcacttgaggtcaggagttcgagaccagcctggccaacattgtgaaacctcatctctactaaaaatacaagaaattaaccaggcatggtggtggagacctgtaatcgcagctactcaggaggctgaggcaggagaatcacttgaatccgagaggcagaggttgcagtgagctgagatcacaccattggactccagcctgggcaataagagcgagactctgtgtcaaaaaagaaaaaaaaaggaaaaaagaaatgtgcacaGAGGATATATGAACAGCCTCATCACCCAGTGAAGAAAAAGGATATTACCTGTCTCCCAGAAGCCCCTACTGAGTCTTTCTCATTATAACTTTTCTATTCTCTGTGGTTAATCACTGTCTATTGAATTATTTCcctgtttttctttaaagttttaccACCTATATACCTAAACAGTGTAGTCAGTTTCACCTGCTGTTTAAAAttatatgagtggaatcatattgtgtgtgttttgtgcCTGGCATCATTTGCTCAAATTTGTGAGTCACCCACGTTGTTATGTGTATCTGCAGTTCATATTTTCACTGCTGAAGATTTCATTATATGATTATgtcacagtttatccattttactgaatatggacatttgaattgtttccactttttgactattatgaacaatgatCCTAGTAATatttcatcttaaaatttttatttatttatttagagacaaggtctctctctgttgcctaggctggagtgcagggattatcatcattcactgcaacctcaaattcccaggctcagcagttctcctgcctcagcctctcaagtagctgggaatacaggtgtgcaccaccaaacctagcgaatttttcttttttttgaggcggagtctcactctgccacccaggctggggtatagtagtgcaatctccactcactacagcctcaacctcccaggctcaggtgattctcccacctcagcctcccaagtagctgggactactggcatatgccaccatgcctggctatatttttttattgtttgtagagataaggttttgccatgttgcccaggctggtctcgaactcctgaactcgatgaatcctcctgccttggtctcccaaagtgttgggattataggcatgagcaacagTGCCTGCCTGaaaaggagtctttttttttttttgagatggagtctagctctgtcactcaggctggagtgcagtggtgcaatcttggctcactgcaatctccgcctcctgggtttaagcgattctcctgactcagccttctgagcagctgggactacaggcgcccaccaccatgcctggctaatttttgtgtttttagtagaggtggggtgtcaccatgttggccaggctggtctcaaactcctgacctcgagtgatccgcccacctcagtctcccaaagtgctggatttataggcgtgagccaccgcacccagcctgaaaagGAGTCTTAAACTCCAACTGGAGGAGCCCCTTCACCCTGGGCCGATTTGCAGGCTCTTGTCTCTTCCCTTGGTGGGTGGTGGGCGGGGGTGTTTGCAAACTTCAACCCAGCCAGAGCTGCCGCAGTGAGATCTACCTCCACCCTCCTAACCCCTTGTGCCCTCCCCTCCAGGTACGCAGCCCGGGACAAGAGCAAGCTGACCCAGCTGGGAATCACCCACGTTGTGAATGCTGCTGCGGGCAAGTTCCAGGTGGACACAGGTGCCAAGTTCTACCGTGGAATGTCCCTGGAGTACTATGGCATCGAGGCAGATGACAACCCCTTCTTTGACCTCAGTGTCTACTTTCTGCCTGTTGCTCGATACATCCGAGCTGCCCTCAGTATTCCCCAAGGTGCACTTCTGGGTCTGGcatggtggagggtggagggtgtgcTTTAGGACTCTCCATTTTTCCAGTGGCACTGGTGGGTGGGAGTCCAGAGAGACAAACCCTTTCAGCAACCCTCCCACTCCATGTGGCAAATAGCTACTACCATTCAGTGAGTGTCCCCTTCAGGGACACCCTCGAGGCTAGCAGTCACGGACATAACTAAGATCCAGTGTAGTCATCAGCATCACCACATCCCTCCATAAGAGGCCAGGCACTGGACAGAAGGTATAGGACCCAGTGAAGCTCTTGAGCGGACTCCTCTAAGATGAGTCCTTGGCATAGAGCTGCAGGGGCAGGCTAGAGGGCAGAACTCAGGGGAAAGGGAGGTAGGTAGACACCCCCTATAATCTGATGCAAACCCAGGGACCTGAGGAATTCAATAAACCCACTTCCCCTGGCCCAGAGTTGCAAAGAATGCCTGAGGAAGCACCTGGACCTGAAGAAGGAAATCCCAGCTGCTAACCTAAACCCTGCCTCTAACTTGCTATGTGACTTTGAGCCAGCCTCCCCTTGTTGGGCTTCAGTTGCCCCATTTGACAGAGTAGACAGTGTCAGTATTGCAGGATGCTGTAGAGGATGGTCATGGGTGTCTCTTCTTCCCAAAGGAGTGGGTGGTTCAAGGGCAGGTAGCTGATGTTAGCTTGGTTCTCCCCACAGGCCGCGTGCTGGTACACTGTGCCATGGGGATAAGCCGCTCTGCCACACTTGTCCTGGCCTTCCTTATGATCTACGAGAACATGACGCTGGTAGAGGCCATCCAGACGGTGCAGGCCCACCGCAATATCTGCCCTAACTCAGGCTTCCTCCGACAGCTCCAGGTTCTGGACAACCGACTGGGGCGGGAGACGGGGCGGCTCTGATCTGGCAGGCGGCCAGGATCCCTGACCCTTGGCCTGACCCCACCAGCCTGGCCCTGGGGACAGCAGGCTCTGCTGTTCCTAGTGACCCTGAGATGTAAACAGCaagtgggggctgaggcagaggcagggataGCTGGGTGGTGACCTCTTAGCAGGTGAATTTCCCTGACCCAATCCAGAGATTCTTTATGCAAAAGTGAGTTCAGTCCatctctataataaaatattcatcatcATAAAGACAGGCGATCTTTTGGCGGTCTGTGGGGCAATGGCTTACTCTCGGGATGGTCACAAGGTTCCAGATGGCTCGCCAACTCTGATTCAGTGGGATGGCAGCCTCAGGGAGGAGGACAGGTGGGAATAATTCGTGATATCTGCCTTGGAGGAAGGAGTGGGGGTACAAGTGTGAGGATTAGATGACCTTGTCCTCATCTTGTCCTCCTCATACCCTCCCCCAGGAGTTAGGTTGTCTGATAAAGACCCAAGTTCAATGCATCACCATTCTCTCCATACCCATCCTACCCAAGGCTGAATATCAAAATTCACTGTGCACAAGTAGCATCTCTGGAAACCAGTCAGTCTTTTCACTGACACTCTGCTTTCAAAAATGGACTGCTTAAAATTAGACACCTAACAAATTAAAGCATTAAACAAGAGGATGATGGGATTGGGAAGGAGACATACCAGAAATACTAGGCAAAGGACAGTTACATGATGGAACAAAACAGCTCTGAGTTTCTTAGTTCTTATCTTAgcacaacataaaataaaacaataaagaaaggcCCCCCTCCCAGCTTCCTCACATGTAAATACATCATAAAAACCCAAGGTATTTATAAGGATTAAATAGTCAGCTTTCCTCtacctctctggctgctcttagtGAGGTCTTGTCTcctctgtttttgtgtgtgtgtatttggggtttctggttgttttgagacagggatctcactctgtggcccaggctggagtgcagtggcacagtcagctCACCGCAGTCTTGAATCCTGCACCCCAGCTCGAGCaatcctttcatctcagcctcccaagtagctgggaccacaggcgtgagccaccacacccagttaatttttaaattttttggtagagatgaggtctcactatgttgtccaggctgctcttgaactcctggactcaagtgattttcctgcctcagtcttccaaagtgctgggattacaggtgtgagccactgcacctggccccttgcCTTCTTTGGCTGGCCCTTCGATATCAAGTTTTCTCAGGGTtccatcctctgcctcctctctcctGCAGTGTTTCTGCTCTCGCAGTTCTCTGCAACACTTGGTCCCGATCCCGCGTTGCTGTTGGCTGCCTCAGGTGCTCTCTGGGTCTTTTCCAGAGGGAATACATATGTCTTAGGTGGAGGATGGCGGGAGGACTGGTGCTGCTGTGTCCAGCTTAGTCACGGGGCCCAGGCCCCACCAGGCAGGTGCAAACACTCCTGGGCTCCCCACCCTAGGAATGGAAGACTGTTCTCAATTCATCCTGGGGTTGATGGAGTCTATGATTCTCTAGAGCAGACAAAGCCCGTTCCAATTCAGTAGCCCCACCTGCCCACTCCCAACTCCCTTGGGTCCCTCCTCCACCTGACAACTCAGTGCTTGTTGCTGTTTCTTACTCATGCACCGTCAGTGGGACCCAAGATAGTGGCTCCAGAAGCCAGTCATCCTCATCTGAGTACGGGCAGCCTGgccctgctggctggggtggaTGCACTGCGGctgcaacagagccagactctgggCCTGGGGCTTGGGTTCCAGCAAGTCACCTTCTTGGGGCTCTGTAGATTGGGTACAGAATCTGGGGCTGTAGGAAGAGATTGAAAGAAGCCATGAGGAGGCAGGTGGAGGGAAAGCGAAATATTCCCCAAGTACTGAGGAAATCGAGGCCGAGCTCCAGGCTGGCACCTCCTCTGGGATGACTTCCTGCCTGCCACACTCACCCAGGGAAGGCTGTAATAACATATCTCCCTCTTGTATAGACCAGCCTTGTGAAAGAAGTGGTGTATTGTGAGGAGCATGACTTTGGAGGCAGACtctttgggttcaaatcctacttcttccctttgtcagatgtatgatCTCAGTTAATCTCTCcatacctcagtttccctatccaTAACACGGGATTAATGACAGCCACCACATACGattgctgtaaggattaaatgggGCATATAGAAAGTGCTTTGCACAATATGTGGTGAGTTCCTAGAAATGGTagctgtggccaggtgcagtgcttcacgcctgtaatcccagcactttgggaggccaaggcaggaggatcacctgagctcaagagttcgagaccagcttgggcaacatgccAAGACCTCAtctcatttacaaaaataataaaatacataaataaatgatagctGTGATCAATCATCATCACAGCACATAGCACTGGGGCTCCAGTCTTGGACTGAAAGCTGGCAGCATTCTCAGTgcattgaatgaatggatgaatgagtaaaAATTAGCTGACTTAAAGGCAAGATGGtgtcctggattggatcctggggttttttcttgtttgtttgctttttgttttgagacggagtctccctctgtcacccagactggagtgcagttgcacaatctcagctcactgcaacttccacctcccaggttcaagtgattctcctgcctcagccttctgagtatctgggattacaggcgcctgccatcatgcctggctattttttgtattttttgtattttttttttttgagacggaatctcgctctgtcacccaggctggagtgcagtggccagatctcagctcactgcaagctccacctcccgggtttacaccattcttctgcctcagccttccgagtagctgggactataggcgcccgccacctcacccggctagttttttgtattttttagtagagatggagtttcactgtgttagccaggatggtctcgatctcctgaccttgtgatccgcccatctcggcctcccaaagtgctgggcttacaggcttgagccactgcacccagctattttttgtatttttaataggaacagggtttcaccatgttggccaagctggtcttgaactcctgacctcaggtgatccgcccaccttggcctcccaaagtgctgggattacaggtgtgagccactgtgcccggcatattttttatttatttatttattattattattttttagtagagacagggtttcaccatgttggtcaggctggtctctaactgctgACCTCGAAtgaactgcctgcctcagcctccaaagtgctgagattataggagtgagccaccgcacctggccttggattggatcctggaacagaaaaaggacgtaagtggaaaaactggtgaaatctgaataaagtttGTGGTTTAGTTAATACTGTTATAGGAATGTTAATTTCTTTGATAAATGTAGCAAGGTTATGTAAGAAGCTAACATCAGAG
The window above is part of the Rhinopithecus roxellana isolate Shanxi Qingling chromosome 11, ASM756505v1, whole genome shotgun sequence genome. Proteins encoded here:
- the DUSP13 gene encoding dual specificity protein phosphatase 13 isoform X5, with translation MDSLQKQDLRRPKIHGAVRASPYQPPTLASLQRLLWVRQAAMLNHIDEVWPSLFLGDAYAARDKSKLTQLGITHVVNAAAGKFQVDTGAKFYRGMSLEYYGIEADDNPFFDLSVYFLPVARYIRAALSIPQGRVLVHCAMGISRSATLVLAFLMIYENMTLVEAIQTVQAHRNICPNSGFLRQLQVLDNRLGRETGRL
- the DUSP13 gene encoding dual specificity protein phosphatase 13 isoform X2 produces the protein MAETSLPELVGEDKATPCPSILELEELLRAGKSSCSRVDEVWPNLFIGDAQGPGALCGGREPLRHASLGVPHAAPAAVPAPGGDHREAAPMGLPQPRLPAPALQAGPATAGCRPELRGQSWSLLPAMGLCQFATLALVLLVLLEALAQADTQKMVGAQRGVHPRACYSIRLLLAPAPPLRHCLWPSQKQHQVCGDRRLKAGSTNCPSEKCTARARYSHRMDSLQKQDLRRPKIHGAVRASPYQPPTLASLQRLLWVRQAAMLNHIDEVWPSLFLGDAYAARDKSKLTQLGITHVVNAAAGKFQVDTGAKFYRGMSLEYYGIEADDNPFFDLSVYFLPVARYIRAALSIPQGRVLVHCAMGISRSATLVLAFLMIYENMTLVEAIQTVQAHRNICPNSGFLRQLQVLDNRLGRETGRL
- the DUSP13 gene encoding dual specificity protein phosphatase 13 isoform X3, whose translation is MGLPQPRLPAPALQAGPATAGCRPELRGQSWSLLPAMGLCQFATLALVLLVLLEALAQADTQKMVGAQRGVHPRACYSIRLLLAPAPPLRHCLWPSQKQHQVCGDRRLKAGSTNCPSEKCTARARYSHSIPVAPGYCTMGFPISWIHPPGACLQPLQCPLCSRMDSLQKQDLRRPKIHGAVRASPYQPPTLASLQRLLWVRQAAMLNHIDEVWPSLFLGDAYAARDKSKLTQLGITHVVNAAAGKFQVDTGAKFYRGMSLEYYGIEADDNPFFDLSVYFLPVARYIRAALSIPQGRVLVHCAMGISRSATLVLAFLMIYENMTLVEAIQTVQAHRNICPNSGFLRQLQVLDNRLGRETGRL
- the DUSP13 gene encoding dual specificity protein phosphatase 13 isoform X6, which codes for MPQVGGRPLSRLERSQWGMRRTPGSSLPPCPTASHWVSLAKPAASWVPVSLSGPGTAYQREKMFFPVCTFPSHWSSGSGAVSKDRSPSPTWHQAHILVPLKIQLRRVPDSFSQQMPETSHLTQVGPDIQCWPESWGMDSLQKQDLRRPKIHGAVRASPYQPPTLASLQRLLWVRQAAMLNHIDEVWPSLFLGDAYAARDKSKLTQLGITHVVNAAAGKFQVDTGAKFYRGMSLEYYGIEADDNPFFDLSVYFLPVARYIRAALSIPQGRVLVHCAMGISRSATLVLAFLMIYENMTLVEAIQTVQAHRNICPNSGFLRQLQVLDNRLGRETGRL
- the DUSP13 gene encoding dual specificity protein phosphatase 13 isoform X1 produces the protein MAETSLPELVGEDKATPCPSILELEELLRAGKSSCSRVDEVWPNLFIGDAQGPGALCGGREPLRHASLGVPHAAPAAVPAPGGDHREAAPMGLPQPRLPAPALQAGPATAGCRPELRGQSWSLLPAMGLCQFATLALVLLVLLEALAQADTQKMVGAQRGVHPRACYSIRLLLAPAPPLRHCLWPSQKQHQVCGDRRLKAGSTNCPSEKCTARARYSHSIPVAPGYCTMGFPISWIHPPGACLQPLQCPLCSRMDSLQKQDLRRPKIHGAVRASPYQPPTLASLQRLLWVRQAAMLNHIDEVWPSLFLGDAYAARDKSKLTQLGITHVVNAAAGKFQVDTGAKFYRGMSLEYYGIEADDNPFFDLSVYFLPVARYIRAALSIPQGRVLVHCAMGISRSATLVLAFLMIYENMTLVEAIQTVQAHRNICPNSGFLRQLQVLDNRLGRETGRL
- the DUSP13 gene encoding dual specificity protein phosphatase 13 isoform X4; this encodes MQVPDLRILPGSALPSVRRLSAETHSSSPLAPHATLLQSFFPTLLTGPALRSPAPHGLWPQSCLASLEWSQKGWAGRKSRGPSEAAAERMDSLQKQDLRRPKIHGAVRASPYQPPTLASLQRLLWVRQAAMLNHIDEVWPSLFLGDAYAARDKSKLTQLGITHVVNAAAGKFQVDTGAKFYRGMSLEYYGIEADDNPFFDLSVYFLPVARYIRAALSIPQGRVLVHCAMGISRSATLVLAFLMIYENMTLVEAIQTVQAHRNICPNSGFLRQLQVLDNRLGRETGRL